The following coding sequences are from one Paenibacillus stellifer window:
- the tsf gene encoding translation elongation factor Ts yields the protein MAVDAKSVKELRERTGAGMLDCKKALEEANGDLTKAVEILREKGLSAAANKAGRAATEGVVESYIHAGGRIGVLVEINCETDFVGKTDQFKEFARDIAMQIAAAAPRFVRREEVPAEEVEKEKEILKAQALNEGKPEKIVEKMVEGRINKYYEEHCLLEQAFIKDPDKTISNLLNEKISTIGENISIRRFVRYELGEGLEKKVDNFVEEVMAQVKQ from the coding sequence ATGGCAGTAGATGCAAAATCCGTTAAAGAGCTTCGCGAAAGAACCGGCGCCGGCATGCTGGATTGCAAAAAGGCTCTGGAAGAAGCAAATGGCGATCTGACGAAAGCCGTTGAAATTCTTCGCGAAAAAGGTCTTTCCGCAGCGGCCAACAAAGCCGGACGCGCAGCAACCGAAGGCGTTGTCGAGTCCTACATCCACGCCGGCGGCCGTATTGGCGTACTGGTGGAAATCAACTGCGAAACCGACTTCGTCGGCAAAACCGATCAATTCAAAGAGTTCGCCCGCGACATCGCCATGCAGATCGCAGCAGCAGCTCCTCGCTTCGTTCGCCGTGAAGAAGTTCCGGCTGAAGAGGTAGAGAAAGAGAAGGAAATTCTGAAGGCTCAAGCCCTGAACGAAGGCAAGCCTGAGAAGATCGTTGAGAAAATGGTTGAAGGCCGCATCAACAAGTACTACGAAGAGCACTGCCTGCTTGAGCAAGCCTTCATTAAAGATCCTGACAAGACGATCTCCAACCTGCTCAATGAGAAGATCAGCACGATCGGCGAGAACATTTCCATCCGTCGCTTTGTTCGCTACGAACTGGGCGAAGGCCTTGAGAAGAAAGTCGACAACTTCGTTGAAGAAGTAATGGCTCAAGTGAAACAATAA
- the rpsB gene encoding 30S ribosomal protein S2 encodes MAVISMKQLLEAGVHFGHQTRRWNPKMDRYIFTERNGIYIIDLQKTVKKVEEAYNFVKSVAGEGGTILFVGTKKQAQDSVKEEAERSGMFFINQRWLGGTLTNFSTIQKRIDRLKKLEAWEVDGTFEVLPKKEVIILRKEKDRLEKFLGGIKNMKGLPSALFIIDPRKERIAVAEARKLGIPIVAIVDTNCDPDEIDYVIPGNDDAIRAVKLLTGKMADAVVEAHQGEDTTSA; translated from the coding sequence ATGGCAGTAATCTCCATGAAGCAGCTTCTTGAAGCTGGGGTACACTTCGGTCACCAGACTCGTCGTTGGAACCCGAAAATGGATCGTTATATCTTCACTGAAAGAAACGGAATCTACATTATTGACCTGCAGAAGACAGTCAAGAAAGTAGAAGAAGCTTACAACTTTGTTAAGAGTGTAGCAGGCGAAGGCGGTACTATCCTGTTCGTCGGAACAAAGAAACAAGCACAAGATTCGGTTAAAGAAGAAGCTGAACGTTCCGGCATGTTCTTCATCAACCAACGCTGGCTGGGCGGCACGCTGACGAACTTCTCAACAATTCAGAAGCGTATTGACCGTCTGAAGAAGCTGGAAGCTTGGGAAGTGGACGGCACGTTTGAAGTTCTGCCTAAGAAGGAAGTCATCATTCTCCGCAAAGAGAAAGATCGTCTGGAAAAATTCCTGGGCGGCATCAAGAACATGAAGGGCCTGCCAAGCGCCCTGTTCATCATCGATCCTCGCAAAGAGCGTATCGCTGTTGCCGAAGCCCGCAAGCTGGGTATCCCGATTGTGGCTATCGTTGACACGAACTGCGATCCGGACGAAATCGATTATGTCATTCCGGGCAATGACGACGCAATTCGCGCCGTTAAGCTGCTGACTGGCAAAATGGCCGACGCGGTTGTGGAAGCACACCAAGGCGAAGACACAACTTCCGCTTAA